From the genome of Malus sylvestris chromosome 13, drMalSylv7.2, whole genome shotgun sequence:
ATCTTTCCGATGGCATTTCGGGTaattcgaatttttgaatttctttctGTTTTGGAATATTTTTATTTGTGCTATCCTTAGCGTTTCAGAATTAAAATTGTGAAATTTCGTtagtttggttttgatttttaattatttgaatttcaGCCACCAGGCGGAGTTCTGTGATTCAAAAGCCGGGTCTGATATTTTAGACAATATTCTCACTAAGGTACTTCTCGATCTGCAATTAACTGAATGCTGATTAGGCAATTATGGTAATTAAGTCAGTAATTCAATGTGTGTGatgtttaatttatttcttGATGTTTGATTTGTGTAGGGATCCTTTGGTGTTGAACAATTTTCGTGTACAGAAATGGCCTCGCAGCACCCATTTTATTGCGGATCGCCACCGAGCAGAGTAGCTAACCCATTAATTCAGGACGCTCGATTTGGGGATGAGGAGCTCATCTCGTCCTCATCTCTGTCGCCAATACCTGCCCCGTCAGGTCAATCATCGTCTCCTTCCTCGTCCACGAGGAAAGGAGGCTGTGCTAGGACCAATTTTGGGAGCAAACCGGCAGTGAGGGTCGAGGGGTTTGATTGCCTGGACAGGGATCGAAGGAACTGCAGCATCCCTACCCTGGCATAAAGAGCCCGATTTTTTATCAACGAAGGTACATAGGAGAACATGAAGCTAAAGTTTTCTACACTTGATAGCATTGAGaggaaattttgaaattctCGGAGAGTGAAGGAAGTCGATCCTTGTGGCTAGTGTAATTATGTTCAAGGGATTTGTGTAAATAAAATGCGTCGTGTAAGTAAGTTTGATTGTTAACCAAATAATGAGCGCGTTCGTTCTTCTTGTTTAGGAGAAAGCTCTGAGGGGGTGCGGCATTTAGTAGAGAACAGATTGATTGTGTTTTCTACCGCACCACCCTTTCTCTGTGTTTCTATTTAGGTGTTTCGGAGTTCGGCTTATGAAGCAAATCTGTACAAATTGAAGCTGTTGTTGAGTCGATCTGAACAGTCATTTACAGTGTATATATACCATTTGTGTTTTCGTTTTCTTCTGCTGTCCGCTGCTTGCTTCGTTTTTTTACTTTCCGATTGAGTTTATGTGATTCTCTCCGAGCTTTGCCAAATCCTTGTGCTTTTTATCCCTGATCATAATTCAACAGCTATGTGATGGTTTTTTGTGTTCATTCGTACAACTCCGTTTGAATCATCCGATGATCAGATCTGTTTGAATCATCGGAAATCGATCATCGATGCTAtttttaaagaaagaagaaaaacagcTTCGAAGCATCGTTCAGCTTATTATCCACACAACTTTATTCGAAGGGATGAGCATCTATATCTTGATGCGAACCTCTTTGTGTGGTTGAAGCTTGCAGAGTGGACATGTTTTGCGTAGTTGAAGCCAGTTGGGGTCCTTGATTGAAGAGATTCTCTCGTTACAATTAAGACGTAGTCTTGGTATATTCCTTTCCTTCGTCCAATAGATGATTATCATATATTCAAATGAATTCTCCTTTCTTGTTGCATAAGAAACTTTGAGTTTAAAATCGTTTAGTGGTGAGATAATGATattcattttattaatttaacccTGTTTAAATCCTCCATTAAGACATTGATCATGATAATTTGACACAAAAATTGAACTAGTCTCATCAaaacaaaatcaacaaaaagaACTTATTAAACGAGTAGAAAGACTTGGCGCCTGCTTGAATTCGTTACAAGAAGGGGACCCACTTCTAGAGACAGGATTTTATTccaaatatt
Proteins encoded in this window:
- the LOC126597805 gene encoding uncharacterized protein LOC126597805; translated protein: MNHCGIQQGNALSACEDMRSCSRDSVVCPKPRRLGLLNDPVRSFRWHFGHQAEFCDSKAGSDILDNILTKGSFGVEQFSCTEMASQHPFYCGSPPSRVANPLIQDARFGDEELISSSSLSPIPAPSGQSSSPSSSTRKGGCARTNFGSKPAVRVEGFDCLDRDRRNCSIPTLA